The Pantoea sp. At-9b genome includes a window with the following:
- the mglC gene encoding galactose/methyl galactoside ABC transporter permease MglC, which translates to MKATTKKNALTWLKEGGIYVVLLVLLAIIIFQDPTFLSLMNLSNILTQSSVRIIIALGVAGLIVTQGTDLSAGRQVGLAAVVAATLLQAMDNANKVFPHLDTVPIPLVILTVCVIGGIIGLVNGVIIAYLKVTPFITTLGTMIIVYGINSLYYDFVGASPIAGFDAGFSKFAQGFFRFGDFKLSYITFYAIIAIVFVWILWNKTRFGKNIFAIGGNPEAAKVSGVNVPLNLILVYALSGVFYAFGGMLEAGRIGSATNNLGFMYELDAIAACVVGGVSFAGGVGTVAGVVTGVIIFTVINYGLTYIGVNPYWQYIIKGGIIIFAVALDSLKYARKK; encoded by the coding sequence AGGACCCGACATTTTTAAGTTTGATGAACCTGAGTAATATTCTGACCCAGTCATCGGTGCGTATTATTATTGCGCTCGGTGTCGCCGGGCTGATTGTCACTCAGGGTACTGACCTGTCGGCTGGTCGTCAGGTTGGCCTCGCGGCGGTGGTGGCTGCCACTCTGTTGCAGGCGATGGATAACGCAAACAAGGTGTTCCCGCACCTCGACACCGTTCCGATTCCGCTGGTGATCCTCACCGTATGCGTGATTGGCGGTATCATCGGCCTGGTAAACGGTGTCATCATCGCTTACCTGAAAGTGACCCCGTTCATCACCACCCTCGGTACCATGATCATCGTTTACGGTATTAACTCACTGTATTACGACTTTGTGGGCGCATCACCGATTGCGGGTTTTGATGCTGGCTTCTCGAAGTTTGCCCAAGGCTTCTTCCGTTTTGGCGATTTCAAACTGTCGTACATTACGTTCTACGCCATCATCGCCATCGTGTTCGTCTGGATTCTGTGGAACAAAACACGTTTCGGTAAAAACATCTTCGCGATCGGTGGGAACCCGGAAGCGGCCAAGGTCTCTGGTGTGAACGTGCCGCTGAACCTGATTCTGGTATATGCACTGTCGGGCGTGTTCTATGCCTTTGGCGGGATGCTGGAAGCGGGGCGCATCGGTAGTGCTACCAACAACCTTGGTTTCATGTATGAACTTGATGCCATCGCGGCCTGTGTGGTCGGCGGTGTCTCCTTCGCCGGTGGTGTGGGTACGGTAGCGGGTGTGGTAACCGGTGTGATCATCTTTACCGTTATCAACTACGGTCTGACTTATATCGGTGTTAACCCTTACTGGCAGTACATCATCAAGGGCGGCATCATTATCTTCGCCGTGGCACTGGATTCACTGAAATACGCACGTAAGAAGTAA